The following proteins come from a genomic window of Geothrix edaphica:
- the wbjC gene encoding UDP-2-acetamido-2,6-beta-L-arabino-hexul-4-ose reductase, with protein sequence MRILVTGSRGFIGRNLLLRLQEIGHRDILEVEADTPHGMLLEAARQAEVVFHLAGVNRPTDPAEFTTGNADFTRLLGEALADTGRTVPVVFSSSIQATLDNPYGLSKRQAEASLLAYGERTGAPVHIFRLANVFGKWSRPNYNSAVATFCYNISRGLPITIHDPAAPLRLVYIDDVLDAFLRLLETPSTISGFVQVDPVFETTVGEVAEILRSFAESRVSLAAPRAGSGLVRALYATYLSHLDPQAFDYQVPRYVDARGEFAEMLKTHDCGQFSYFTAHPGVTRGDHYHHSKTEKFLVIRGTARFEFRQMDTGQIHTLSVQGGEGRIVETVPGWTHNITNIGQDELIVMLWANEVFDRTRPDTIPMKVIP encoded by the coding sequence ATGCGCATCCTCGTCACCGGATCCAGGGGATTCATCGGCCGGAATCTCCTGCTCCGTCTGCAGGAGATCGGCCACCGGGACATCCTGGAGGTCGAGGCGGACACGCCGCACGGCATGCTTCTTGAGGCGGCCCGCCAGGCGGAGGTGGTGTTCCATCTCGCGGGCGTGAACCGCCCGACGGATCCCGCCGAGTTCACCACGGGCAACGCCGACTTCACCCGCCTTCTCGGTGAAGCCCTGGCCGACACCGGGCGGACCGTCCCCGTGGTCTTCTCCTCCTCCATCCAGGCCACCCTGGACAACCCCTACGGATTGAGCAAGCGGCAGGCGGAAGCGTCGCTCCTGGCCTATGGGGAGCGCACCGGCGCCCCGGTCCACATCTTCCGCCTGGCCAACGTGTTCGGGAAGTGGAGCCGACCGAACTACAACTCCGCTGTGGCGACCTTCTGCTACAACATCTCGCGTGGATTGCCGATCACGATCCACGATCCTGCGGCCCCCCTCCGGCTCGTCTACATCGACGATGTCCTCGACGCATTCCTGCGCCTGCTGGAGACGCCCAGCACGATCTCCGGCTTCGTCCAGGTCGACCCCGTCTTCGAGACCACCGTGGGAGAAGTGGCCGAGATCCTCCGTTCCTTCGCCGAAAGCCGAGTCTCCCTGGCGGCACCCCGGGCCGGGTCAGGACTCGTCCGGGCCCTCTATGCCACCTATCTCAGCCACCTGGACCCCCAGGCCTTCGACTATCAGGTGCCGCGATACGTAGATGCTCGCGGCGAATTCGCGGAAATGCTGAAGACGCACGATTGCGGCCAGTTCTCCTACTTCACAGCACACCCCGGCGTCACCCGCGGAGACCATTACCACCACAGCAAGACCGAGAAGTTCCTGGTCATCCGAGGAACGGCCCGTTTTGAATTCCGCCAGATGGATACGGGTCAGATCCACACCTTGAGCGTCCAGGGCGGGGAGGGCCGGATCGTCGAAACCGTGCCTGGATGGACCCACAACATCACCAACATCGGTCAGGATGAACTCATCGTGATGCTCTGGGCCAACGAGGTGTTCGACCGGACTCGGCCGGACACGATCCCCATGAAGGTGATCCCGTGA
- a CDS encoding polysaccharide biosynthesis protein, protein MFNDRTLLITGGTGSFGNAVLRRFIHSDLREIRIFSRDEKKQDDMRKRYKDPKLKFYIGDVRNPKSVKAAMRGVDFCFHAAALKQVPSCEFHPMEAVRTNIIGTENVLDAAIDAGVKRVVCLSTDKAVYPINAMGISKAMLEKVMVATSRNLDATDTVICGTRYGNVMASRGSVIPLFVDQVLAGQPITITDPAMTRFMMTLEDAVELVLYAFAHGRNGDIFVQKAPAATIKVLAQAVLALMKRPDHEIREIGTRHGEKLYESLLTREELAAAEDLGGYYRIPPDGRDLNYAKFVEQGETSITLGEDYNSHNTHRLDQTGMEELLLKLDFMRRIANGEQAVAEA, encoded by the coding sequence ATGTTCAACGATCGCACCCTCCTGATCACCGGCGGAACTGGTTCCTTCGGCAACGCGGTGCTCCGCAGGTTCATCCATTCCGATCTTCGCGAAATCCGGATCTTCAGCCGCGACGAGAAGAAGCAGGACGACATGCGGAAGCGCTACAAGGATCCGAAGCTGAAGTTCTACATCGGGGACGTCAGAAACCCCAAGAGCGTCAAAGCGGCCATGCGCGGAGTCGATTTCTGCTTCCATGCCGCGGCCCTGAAGCAGGTCCCCTCTTGCGAATTCCACCCGATGGAGGCCGTGCGGACCAACATCATCGGCACTGAAAACGTCCTGGATGCCGCCATCGACGCCGGGGTCAAACGGGTGGTCTGCCTGAGCACCGACAAGGCGGTCTATCCGATCAATGCCATGGGCATCTCCAAGGCCATGCTGGAGAAGGTCATGGTGGCGACCTCCCGCAACCTGGACGCGACCGACACGGTGATCTGCGGGACGCGGTACGGAAACGTCATGGCCTCGCGCGGATCGGTGATCCCCCTGTTCGTGGATCAGGTCCTCGCGGGACAGCCCATCACCATCACTGACCCCGCCATGACCCGCTTCATGATGACGCTCGAGGATGCCGTCGAGCTGGTGCTGTACGCGTTCGCCCATGGGCGGAACGGCGACATCTTCGTCCAGAAGGCTCCGGCCGCGACGATCAAGGTCCTCGCCCAGGCGGTCCTCGCCCTGATGAAGCGGCCGGATCACGAAATCAGGGAGATCGGCACCCGCCACGGCGAGAAGCTGTACGAGTCCCTGCTCACCCGCGAAGAGCTAGCCGCCGCCGAGGATCTCGGGGGCTACTACCGGATCCCACCCGATGGCCGCGACCTCAACTATGCCAAGTTCGTCGAACAGGGGGAGACGTCCATCACGCTCGGCGAGGATTACAACTCCCACAACACGCACCGTCTGGATCAGACGGGCATGGAGGAACTCCTCCTGAAGCTCGATTTCATGCGGCGCATCGCCAACGGCGAGCAGGCCGTGGCCGAGGCCTGA
- a CDS encoding AglZ/HisF2 family acetamidino modification protein, which yields MLRPRIIPCLLVHRGGLVKTVQFKDPKYVGDPINAVKIFNEKETDELTVLDIDATVNQAEPDFRLIANLAAECRMPLCYGGGVKTADQARRIIGLGVEKVAMSSAALERPALISEAAGEVGAQSVVVVLDTRTLGARGHEVWTHNGQRRTGRSPVEVAQEVESLGAGEIVINSVDRDGVGKGYDLDLALAIRKAVQIPMTFLGGAGSLQDLGRLFETCGVVGAAAGSLFVFKGPYRAVLINYPTPSSKDDLIARTLNKP from the coding sequence ATGCTCCGCCCTCGGATCATCCCGTGCCTGCTCGTCCACCGGGGGGGCCTTGTCAAGACAGTTCAGTTCAAGGACCCGAAGTACGTCGGTGACCCCATCAACGCAGTCAAGATCTTCAACGAGAAGGAGACTGACGAACTCACGGTGCTGGACATTGATGCCACCGTAAACCAGGCGGAACCCGACTTCAGGCTGATCGCGAACCTGGCCGCCGAATGCCGGATGCCGCTCTGCTACGGCGGGGGGGTGAAGACCGCCGACCAGGCCCGCCGGATCATCGGACTCGGCGTCGAGAAGGTCGCCATGAGCTCCGCGGCCCTGGAACGCCCCGCCCTAATCTCGGAGGCCGCGGGGGAAGTGGGCGCCCAGAGCGTGGTGGTGGTACTGGATACGCGGACCCTTGGCGCCCGCGGGCACGAGGTATGGACCCACAACGGCCAGCGCAGGACGGGGCGGTCCCCCGTGGAGGTGGCCCAGGAAGTCGAGTCCCTCGGCGCCGGCGAGATCGTCATCAACTCCGTCGACCGGGACGGCGTCGGCAAGGGCTACGATCTCGACCTGGCCCTGGCCATCCGAAAGGCCGTCCAGATTCCCATGACCTTCCTGGGGGGCGCCGGATCCTTGCAGGACCTCGGCCGCCTCTTCGAGACATGCGGCGTGGTGGGGGCGGCTGCTGGTAGCCTCTTCGTTTTCAAGGGACCCTACCGGGCGGTGCTGATCAACTACCCCACCCCCTCGTCGAAGGACGACCTCATCGCTCGAACACTCAATAAGCCCTAG
- the hisH gene encoding imidazole glycerol phosphate synthase subunit HisH yields the protein MITIVDYGLGNISAFANVYKRLNMEVRFAREAADLGGAERIILPGVGAFDHAMERLERSGMRETLDHLVLKERIPVLGVCVGMQILTKSSEEGSRPGLSWIEGQVRSFRSDPRSAGLPLPHMGWNDVVAVQENPLFRGLEDQARFYFLHTFYMECAAPTDVAAKASYGFDFHCAVNHDNIYGVQFHPEKSHHFGQQLLKNFGEL from the coding sequence ATGATCACGATCGTCGATTACGGGCTCGGCAACATCTCCGCGTTCGCTAACGTCTACAAGCGGCTGAACATGGAGGTGCGCTTCGCGCGGGAGGCCGCCGACCTGGGCGGAGCCGAGCGAATCATCCTGCCAGGGGTCGGAGCCTTCGACCATGCCATGGAGCGCCTGGAGCGGTCCGGGATGCGCGAAACCCTCGACCACCTGGTCCTGAAGGAGCGCATCCCCGTGCTCGGCGTCTGTGTCGGCATGCAGATCCTAACGAAATCCAGCGAGGAGGGATCCCGTCCCGGCCTCTCCTGGATCGAAGGACAGGTCCGGAGCTTCCGTTCTGATCCCCGGTCGGCGGGCCTGCCCTTGCCCCACATGGGCTGGAACGACGTGGTGGCCGTACAGGAGAACCCCCTCTTCCGGGGGCTCGAGGATCAGGCCCGGTTCTATTTCCTCCACACCTTCTACATGGAGTGCGCTGCGCCCACCGATGTGGCCGCCAAGGCCTCCTACGGGTTCGATTTCCACTGTGCCGTCAATCACGACAACATCTACGGCGTCCAGTTCCACCCCGAGAAGAGCCACCACTTCGGACAGCAGCTTCTCAAGAACTTCGGAGAACTCTGA
- a CDS encoding N-acetyl sugar amidotransferase, with product MNSNRHNSRTYQICSNCIMDTSDAHIQFDDRGWCDYCNNYHRNIVPHWHTDERGAQELAAIANQIRKDGRGKDHDCLIGISGGVDSSYVTYLAKEKMGLRPLLFHVDAGWNSQQAVNNIEKLVDGLGVDLHTEVIDWLEMKDLQLAFFKAQVPHLDTPQDHAFFAGLYNFAAKHGFKYILTGANYSTECVREPLEWHYHASDLKQMLDIHRIHGTRALTTFPTADIFKYKLYYRFIKGVRVVKPLNCVPFHKEEAMQELVDRFGWQKYAHKHYESRFTRFYEGFWLPRKFGYDKRRAHFSSLILTGQLSREEALRKISEPAYSEETIAQDFEYIATKLDLTVAELQQIMDGPNKTYRDYKNSMALIDFGTQVLRALGIQRAIIR from the coding sequence TTGAACAGTAACCGTCACAATTCCAGAACTTACCAGATCTGCTCGAACTGCATCATGGATACCAGTGATGCCCACATCCAGTTCGACGATCGCGGGTGGTGCGACTACTGCAACAACTACCACCGGAACATCGTGCCCCACTGGCACACCGACGAACGGGGGGCGCAGGAACTCGCCGCCATCGCCAACCAGATCCGCAAGGACGGCCGCGGCAAGGACCATGACTGCCTCATCGGAATCAGCGGCGGTGTGGACAGTTCCTACGTCACCTACCTGGCCAAGGAGAAGATGGGGCTCAGGCCCCTTCTCTTCCACGTGGACGCCGGATGGAACTCCCAGCAGGCCGTCAACAACATCGAAAAGCTGGTCGATGGACTCGGGGTGGATCTCCACACCGAGGTCATCGACTGGCTTGAGATGAAGGACCTGCAGCTGGCCTTCTTCAAGGCGCAGGTTCCCCACCTCGACACGCCCCAGGACCACGCTTTCTTTGCGGGACTCTACAATTTCGCAGCCAAGCACGGGTTCAAATACATCCTCACGGGCGCGAACTATTCCACCGAATGCGTCCGGGAACCCCTGGAGTGGCACTACCACGCCTCTGACCTCAAGCAGATGCTCGACATCCACCGGATCCACGGAACTCGGGCCCTGACCACGTTCCCCACGGCTGATATCTTCAAATACAAGCTGTACTACCGATTCATCAAGGGCGTCAGGGTGGTCAAGCCCCTGAACTGCGTCCCCTTCCACAAGGAGGAGGCTATGCAGGAGCTGGTGGACCGGTTCGGGTGGCAGAAATACGCCCACAAGCACTACGAGTCCAGGTTCACGCGGTTCTATGAAGGATTCTGGCTTCCCCGCAAATTCGGCTACGACAAGCGCCGGGCCCACTTCTCGAGCCTGATCCTCACCGGACAGCTGAGCCGCGAAGAGGCGCTGCGGAAGATCTCCGAACCGGCCTACAGCGAAGAGACCATCGCCCAGGACTTCGAATACATCGCCACGAAGCTCGACCTCACCGTCGCGGAGCTCCAGCAGATCATGGACGGTCCCAACAAGACCTACCGGGACTACAAGAACAGCATGGCCCTGATCGATTTCGGCACGCAGGTCCTGCGGGCCCTAGGCATCCAGCGGGCCATCATCCGATGA
- the pnp gene encoding polyribonucleotide nucleotidyltransferase, with the protein MNALKFNPTTVSVDLGDTPISIETGRIAKQAHGAVVVRQGDTMVLVAVCYGTPREGIDFFPLTVDYREPVLAAGKIPGGWFKREGRPTTKETLTSRLIDRPLRPLFEEGYNGDTMITAQVLSYDGQHAPETLAMVGASAALIISEIPFVNPVGGVRVGRVNGQLVVNPTVEQRADSDIDLLVAGTADALVMVECGAKEVLEADMVKALAFGHEQIKTLVKLQKDLQAKVGKPKVAAVKAERNEALYKEVAAAFAEKLFAALTMKVKIESYKAIDLLKKEAVAQFCTEKPELKKDLVACFDELKETLFRNAILKQGVRLDGRKFDQIRPLNIEIGVLPAAHGSCLFTRGETQALVTTTLGTINNTQIIDGLEEEYKKKFYLHYNFPGYSVGECKPNRGPGRREIGHGMLAERSLFAVFPTPEENPYTVRVVSDITESNGSSSMATICGGTLALMDAGIKLKSPVAGVAMGLVSDGDKFVVLSDIAGQEDHYGDMDFKVAGTEKGITALQMDIKIGGITTEILTKALDQAKAGRLHLLDLMSKVLAAPRAEFASNAPQMHSIQLPKEKIRDVIGKGGATIRNIIEVSGCEVNIDDDGLCQVAGPTQEKLQIALKMIGDLIQTAEVGKTYLGKVAKVVEFGAFVTILPGLDGLLHVSEIAHHRVKEPADELTEGQEVMVKCIGIDEKSGKIKLSRKALIPKPEGMEEEPASEGGEEPRRERRPRPRRN; encoded by the coding sequence ATGAACGCATTGAAATTCAACCCCACGACCGTCTCGGTGGACCTGGGCGACACGCCCATCAGCATCGAGACCGGCCGGATCGCCAAGCAGGCCCACGGCGCCGTCGTCGTCCGCCAGGGCGACACCATGGTGCTCGTGGCCGTGTGCTACGGCACCCCCCGGGAAGGCATCGACTTCTTCCCCCTGACCGTGGACTACCGCGAGCCCGTGCTGGCGGCCGGCAAGATCCCCGGCGGCTGGTTCAAGCGCGAGGGCCGCCCCACCACCAAGGAAACCCTCACCAGCCGCCTCATCGACCGCCCCCTGCGGCCCCTGTTCGAAGAGGGCTACAACGGCGACACCATGATCACCGCCCAGGTGCTCAGCTACGACGGCCAGCACGCCCCCGAGACCCTCGCCATGGTGGGCGCCTCCGCGGCCCTCATCATCAGCGAGATCCCCTTCGTGAACCCCGTGGGCGGCGTCCGCGTGGGCCGCGTCAACGGCCAGCTGGTGGTGAACCCCACCGTCGAGCAGCGCGCCGACAGCGACATCGACCTGCTGGTGGCCGGCACCGCCGACGCCCTGGTGATGGTGGAGTGCGGCGCCAAGGAAGTGCTGGAAGCCGACATGGTGAAGGCTCTCGCCTTCGGCCATGAGCAGATCAAGACCCTCGTGAAGCTGCAGAAGGATCTGCAGGCCAAGGTGGGCAAGCCCAAGGTCGCCGCCGTCAAGGCCGAGCGCAACGAGGCCCTCTACAAGGAAGTGGCCGCCGCCTTCGCCGAGAAGCTCTTCGCGGCGCTGACCATGAAGGTGAAGATCGAGAGCTACAAGGCCATCGACCTCCTCAAGAAGGAAGCCGTCGCCCAGTTCTGCACCGAGAAGCCCGAGCTGAAGAAGGATCTGGTCGCCTGCTTCGACGAGCTGAAGGAGACACTCTTCCGCAACGCCATCCTCAAGCAGGGCGTGCGCCTGGACGGCCGCAAGTTCGACCAGATCCGCCCCCTGAACATCGAGATCGGCGTCCTGCCCGCGGCCCACGGCAGCTGCCTCTTCACCCGCGGCGAGACCCAGGCCCTGGTCACCACCACCCTGGGCACCATCAACAACACCCAGATCATCGACGGGCTGGAGGAGGAGTACAAGAAGAAGTTCTACCTCCACTACAACTTCCCCGGCTACAGCGTGGGCGAGTGCAAGCCCAACCGCGGGCCCGGCCGCCGCGAGATCGGCCACGGCATGCTGGCCGAGCGCAGCCTCTTCGCCGTGTTCCCCACTCCCGAGGAGAACCCCTACACCGTGCGCGTGGTGTCTGACATCACCGAGAGCAACGGCTCGTCCTCCATGGCCACCATCTGCGGCGGCACCCTTGCCCTGATGGACGCCGGCATCAAGCTCAAGTCCCCGGTGGCGGGCGTGGCCATGGGCCTCGTCAGCGATGGCGACAAGTTCGTGGTGCTGTCCGACATCGCCGGCCAGGAAGACCACTACGGTGACATGGACTTCAAGGTCGCCGGCACCGAGAAGGGGATCACGGCCCTGCAGATGGACATCAAGATCGGCGGCATCACCACCGAGATCCTCACCAAGGCGCTGGATCAGGCCAAGGCCGGCCGTCTGCACCTGCTGGATCTGATGAGCAAGGTGCTCGCCGCCCCCCGCGCCGAGTTCGCCAGCAACGCCCCGCAGATGCACAGCATCCAGCTCCCCAAGGAGAAGATCCGCGACGTCATCGGCAAGGGCGGCGCCACCATCCGCAACATCATCGAGGTGAGCGGCTGCGAGGTGAACATCGACGACGACGGCCTCTGCCAGGTCGCCGGCCCCACCCAGGAGAAGCTACAGATCGCCCTCAAGATGATCGGCGACCTCATCCAGACCGCCGAGGTTGGCAAGACCTACCTGGGCAAGGTGGCCAAAGTGGTCGAGTTCGGCGCCTTCGTCACCATCCTCCCCGGCCTGGACGGCCTGCTGCACGTCAGCGAGATCGCCCACCACCGCGTGAAGGAGCCCGCCGATGAGCTGACCGAAGGCCAGGAAGTCATGGTCAAGTGCATCGGCATCGACGAGAAGAGCGGCAAGATCAAGCTCAGCCGCAAGGCCCTCATCCCCAAGCCCGAAGGCATGGAAGAAGAGCCCGCCAGCGAAGGCGGCGAAGAGCCCCGCCGCGAGCGGCGGCCCCGGCCCCGGCGGAACTAG
- a CDS encoding glycosyltransferase family 4 protein codes for MGLALSAALIRWVGPLGWMDRPDALRKKHARPTPRTAGMVLWLLLIAAQATGRMPIRLDAVDWAGVHIMALVGMLDDRFDLRARYKALGGLAVAVMLAFHVAYSMGRAVDQVSFLGVSLPSHPVVLVPVLLLWFWSLPQAYNLIDGINGLSMGFAALLLGVLGWNLKAQPTLLWGGLAAVLALNFPKARHFMGDCGALLMGTFFAILGVEAFALKDPNLLLWVFAYPTVDVLMVVSIRQWKGLPLGEADRNHLHHWMMDRLKGRSWFATPVLLTVAGLPMLHATDLPGQEVISFLGLGLLVALAMRAFKDRVTTRAAEVATTQVRREIPFVVSGSIREVSGSHPKL; via the coding sequence ATGGGACTCGCGCTCTCTGCGGCTTTGATCCGCTGGGTGGGGCCCCTGGGGTGGATGGACCGCCCCGACGCCTTGCGGAAGAAGCATGCGCGGCCCACGCCCCGGACCGCAGGCATGGTGCTCTGGCTGTTGCTCATCGCCGCCCAGGCCACCGGCCGGATGCCCATCCGCCTGGACGCCGTCGACTGGGCTGGCGTCCATATCATGGCCTTGGTCGGCATGCTGGATGACCGGTTCGACCTGAGGGCCCGGTACAAGGCCCTGGGTGGCTTGGCCGTGGCGGTCATGCTGGCGTTCCATGTGGCCTACTCCATGGGTCGCGCCGTGGATCAGGTGTCCTTCCTCGGGGTGAGCCTGCCCAGCCACCCCGTGGTCCTCGTTCCGGTGCTCCTGCTGTGGTTCTGGTCCCTGCCCCAGGCTTACAACCTCATTGACGGCATCAATGGCCTGTCCATGGGCTTTGCCGCCCTTCTGCTGGGTGTGCTGGGCTGGAATCTCAAAGCGCAGCCGACCCTCCTCTGGGGCGGGCTGGCCGCGGTGCTGGCGCTGAACTTCCCCAAGGCCCGCCACTTCATGGGGGACTGCGGGGCCCTCCTGATGGGCACCTTCTTCGCCATCCTGGGGGTGGAGGCCTTCGCCCTGAAGGATCCCAACCTCCTCCTGTGGGTGTTCGCCTATCCCACCGTGGATGTCCTGATGGTGGTGAGCATCCGCCAGTGGAAGGGGTTGCCCCTCGGAGAGGCGGACCGCAACCACCTCCACCACTGGATGATGGACCGCCTGAAGGGGCGCTCCTGGTTCGCCACCCCCGTCCTGCTGACGGTCGCCGGGCTGCCCATGCTGCACGCCACGGACCTCCCCGGGCAGGAGGTGATCTCGTTCCTGGGCCTCGGCCTTCTGGTGGCGCTGGCCATGAGGGCGTTCAAGGACCGCGTGACCACCAGGGCCGCGGAGGTCGCGACGACCCAGGTCCGGCGAGAGATCCCCTTCGTGGTGTCCGGAAGCATCCGCGAGGTCTCCGGCTCCCACCCCAAGCTCTGA